Proteins co-encoded in one Bacteroidota bacterium genomic window:
- a CDS encoding dihydrofolate reductase: MLLSSIVATGLNNEIGKDNKLLWHLPADLKFFKSTTMGSPIIMGRKTFESIGRVLPGRKNIIISRNTELKIEGAEVYASFEEMIKNCDVEKAFIIGGAEIYKLSMPFVNEIYRTLVKSNFEADTFFPEIKSNEFELVWEEEHFKDEKNNFDYTYQKFVRR; the protein is encoded by the coding sequence ATGCTCCTCAGTTCGATAGTTGCTACAGGCTTAAATAACGAAATTGGCAAAGACAATAAACTGCTTTGGCACTTACCGGCAGATTTAAAGTTTTTCAAATCCACAACCATGGGTAGTCCGATTATTATGGGTCGTAAAACGTTTGAATCTATTGGCCGTGTTTTACCCGGACGAAAAAACATTATCATTTCGCGTAATACGGAATTAAAAATTGAAGGAGCTGAAGTGTATGCCTCCTTTGAAGAAATGATAAAAAACTGCGATGTTGAAAAAGCTTTTATCATTGGCGGTGCCGAAATTTACAAACTCAGTATGCCCTTCGTAAACGAAATTTACCGCACCCTGGTAAAATCAAACTTCGAAGCAGATACTTTTTTTCCGGAGATAAAATCGAATGAATTTGAATTGGTATGGGAAGAAGAACATTTCAAAGATGAGAAAAACAATTTCGATTACACCTACCAGAAATTTGTAAGACGGTAA
- a CDS encoding response regulator transcription factor: MSDSVNHTILLVDDEPDILDFLSYNLKKEGYTVYTANNGAEGLAIAKEKKPHLIVLDIMMPEMDGVETCRQLKEIPDLKNTIITFLTARNEEYTQITGFEVGADDFITKPIKPRVFISRVKALLRRYKNDTPVVATVVDLGAIKIDTEQHRVYKNGDVIDLPRKEFALLLLLSSKPGKVFKREVILDTVWGDDVVVGDRTIDVHIRKLREKLGEEYIKTVKGIGYKFEF, translated from the coding sequence ATGAGTGATTCGGTTAATCATACCATTTTATTAGTAGATGATGAGCCGGATATTCTTGATTTCCTCTCCTATAATTTAAAAAAAGAAGGCTACACGGTTTATACTGCTAACAATGGAGCAGAAGGATTGGCAATAGCCAAAGAGAAAAAGCCGCATCTAATTGTATTGGATATTATGATGCCGGAAATGGATGGTGTTGAAACATGCCGACAATTAAAGGAGATTCCGGACTTAAAAAATACCATCATTACATTTTTAACCGCACGCAACGAAGAGTATACACAAATCACAGGATTTGAAGTGGGCGCTGATGATTTCATTACGAAGCCAATAAAGCCGCGTGTTTTTATTAGCAGAGTGAAAGCGTTGTTAAGACGTTATAAAAACGACACACCGGTTGTTGCAACTGTAGTTGATTTGGGCGCCATTAAAATAGATACAGAGCAGCACCGAGTTTATAAGAATGGTGATGTGATTGATTTACCCCGTAAAGAATTTGCGCTGTTGTTACTATTAAGCAGCAAGCCGGGAAAAGTATTTAAACGCGAAGTTATATTAGATACAGTTTGGGGTGATGATGTTGTGGTAGGCGACAGAACCATCGATGTTCATATTCGTAAGTTACGTGAGAAGCTGGGCGAAGAATACATTAAAACCGTGAAGGGGATCGGCTACAAATTCGAGTTCTGA